A region of the Bombus pyrosoma isolate SC7728 linkage group LG15, ASM1482585v1, whole genome shotgun sequence genome:
TTCCGTTTTAAGGGAAGGAACCGGAAGCTTTTTAGAGACTACGATGTAGGAAGTGTAGCATAGTTATAGAATAGACAGAGTAGACGTAGTTGCTTAAACAATATGACAAATTCTCAAACGCGAGCTCTTGGTAGGAAGATATccagaaaattgtatttttattctgcGTTTTTCTTATGGGAtggtatttctttttctaggCAATGGCTAGCATGTCAGTTCCGCAAACACTTTCGCAAGACACTTCTCCGAGGACTTCTCTGCAAGCTCCTAGTAGAAGGGAGAGCCTAACTTCTCATTTGTCCACTTTAAGGTtggcaattttattaatcctattagtttctttaatttttgcaacCCTTGAAccatatttcgtattttatgatgagtgttattataataatgataatgatattttatggGTACGAATCCAGTAGGATAAATTCAATGGTTGttcgtaatttttctacagttatatatatatgtagtatcttcaatggaatataatgttattatatcctaatatttgtaatttatttacaatgaatggattgtacaaatatagacagaaaaacgatggtagtttaatatgaattaatcgcaataacacgctacaatctagacaactctcgacacaatggatccaacgttctctctcacgcggactacactctctcgacaacttctcaactcaaactgccctgctctcgcatgtttttgtcttcccgtagccccaccacacacgtgttctgcgaccgctcgtggctaAAGTCACGTAGACCTTTTTTATGAAACTATTCACTTGAAGGACCGATGACACACTTACGggcccatcggcacctcggctctcgggacattgtttatgatttaaaaacgcctcggctctcgggacattgtttatgatttaaaaacgcctcggctctcgggacattgtttataatttaaaaacgcctcggctctcgcgacattgtatgtggttcacccgctaactcctaggtcTTATGTctgcgatactacatatatatatattagattgttcaaaaagtttcaatatattttttgatgaatttttacCGTCCATTGGTTTATCATAGCGTcatgatttttaaaagaaactccACCTTGTTCAACGaatgtttttgtaattaataacgtaAAAACTGTAGATAAGAAATGTTTAGTTTCTTCTAGttacacattttatttctttccactCTTATGTTTCTTTCTGCTGCCTCTTATcccttctttattttatctctatttttattcgttccaATCTTTATTCTTTTCGATTTACCTTTTCTATGCTTTTAGTTTAAGCTTTCATCTACcttattcttatttcaatatcaatttcaactttcttttatACCTTCCTGAATACGAAGCGCGTTAATGCGTTTACTGCTGATTGAATTTGTACTTTGTACTATTCTTTTACCCCACAGAATAAAGGAGAATGTTTCACAACTGAATATCGAATGCGATAAAAtcaatacgaataaaaatagtagGATTGAATTTAAAGAGGAGAAGGTTTAGAGACCAATAATTAGacaattgtaagaaaatttgtagaaaatttaaaattgaaaaaatgcgCAGAATTTATAATAGACAGAAATAGAATATCCGAAGTATTCTGATCAGCATAACAATATCTAGCAGAGTGAGGCAAAGTTTTGCTTAAGTGCCATTTCTTCAAttgcattcataaaaatatgaatttgcatgagCATTCGCAGTCAGCAAATACTAACACTATCAAAGCAATTAACTCCTGTTACAATTAAACCAATTCTTCACAGTGTGTCGTCAATGAAGCACAGACCTAGCGTCGACCATCATCCGAGTCCAGCGAGTTCTCCAGGAACCAGCGCGGCTTCCGGTCATCGTCGCTCCTCCATATCTCAGTCAGCGGGTTCCTCGTCGCCTCAAAAACCATTCTCTTCCCAAACCATGCAATCTTTCAACCCATTCATTTATGGAAACGACGTGGACTCTGTAGACGTCGCTACAAGAGTGGCCATGGTGCGTTTCTTCAACTCTCAGAACCTTCTGGCGAACTTCACCGAGCATACGAGGACACTCAGGCTATATCCGAGGCCTGTAGTCGCCTTTCAGATCAATTCTTTTCTCCGATCAAGGCCACGGACCAGCCATTTCTTGAATAAGTTCGCTAGAACGCAGGCGGTGGAATTTTTGGCTGAATGGTCGCTCACTCCGAGCAACGTCGCGTTCTTGAGGGTGCAAACTGGGGTGTTTGACCCAGCTCAAATCGGAGACAAGCCAAAGTGGTACGCTTCGAATTTAGAACCTATTTATTTCCCTGTTTGGGACAATGGTAGCTCGTTGGCGAACGCTTTGAAGGCGATGAAGGAACACGAGAGTCAACCGACTGACGAAAGCGGGTCTGACTCGGAAGGTGCTGAGAGTACGAGTTCCTCTTATTCGTCGCTGAGCGATTTTGTATCCGAGATGGTGTCGTCCGACTTGTCTCCAAGTGAGTAGCcgtaattaacaaataaatcattttttttaaatttaatgtgcAGTGTAAATGTAATCAAACGCTATATTAATGTAGAAAATGATTGTTATAGTATTTAGGAATTAGAGTTATGTAGCTAAATCTCGGTTAAGTGAGATAAGATTACCCATTTCTTTGATTGTGTTCACAAATACAtgaatttatacaaacatctggagttaaatatgtttttaagaaTCGTTTGTATTTGACAGAACTGGTATActgaaattattagaaatggAAGTAAACGAGTGTTGGTAGAAGCTGTAATGTTTAAAAAGGCTCATACTTAAatcgaaaaaaatgtaacatcaATTAGAATTGTTTACTCTTATCTGAAATATTCTAATGATGGAATCACAGGAGAATCtagaatgaattttaatttaattcattaataattctatttcttaatcggatataatttgttttacagGCTACAATTGTTCACATGCGGCGCAGCCTCAACCAATGTCCCTGTCTGTAGACCCAAAGAACGTTTACGATCCACCCAGTTCATTGCGATATCCTGGAATGGAGGAAGAATCGACAGTGAGGCCAGAAAGTCCTACGAGCACTTCCTCCAGTCACAGTGACCTAAGCAGTCCTAGTTTCAACAGAGACTCTGAGTTCGAGTTAAACCCCAAAGTTCAAGAAGGTTCACAGTCAACCAATGtgagtatttttaaaaatatatatgtagtatcttcaatggaatataatgttattatatcctaatatttgtagtttatttacaatgaacggattgtacaaatatagacagaaaaacgatggtagtttaatatgaactaatcgcaataacacgctacaatctagacaactctcgacacaacggatccaacgttctctctcacgcggaccacactctctcgacaacttctcaactcaaactgccctgctctcgcatgtttttgtcttcccgtagccccaccacacacgtgttctaCGACCGCTCGCGGCCAAAGtcacgtagaccttttctatgaaactattcatttgaaggaccgatgacacatttacgggcccatcggcacctcggctctcgggacattgtttatggtttaaaaacgcctgggctctcgcgacattgtatgtggtttacccgctaactcctaggtcttatgtccgcgatactacatatatgtacttaaTTCTGCTtacttttgttattaatttgcaaataatgCTACACTTATCAATAGTAGTTTTCTTTCCAACAGAATTTACCAGAGTAATAGAATCCTAGattaacttctttttttaaattcctgaCTTCTACTTCACACATAATGATCCTTCATTCTCAAATGAAACTTTAGTCGCTAGCATACGTAATTTTCTGCTTAGgattattgcaaaattattttctaaatttatccTTACTACGGagtaataagaaaagaagagttaaaaattgtatctttaCTCCAAAatcttaaatctttttattcaaaaGAAGGAAGCTAAAATCTTATCTTTCtcctataatttttaattcttctttcgtaTCATTCTATCTATACGAATCTCATTATACATAGAACATCCTGTGCCAATCTCCAACACGAAGCAACTCTTGAAAAACTGCTAAACTATCgacaaaataaaagtatccTCATTACGCTCGACGTCCTAACAAAGTGCTTAATCATAGGATAAAGAGGAGGGTGGTAGCTTTGAGTCAGACTCAGCGTCCACGATAACACCACGCACAATCCTGAGCGCACAAAGTTCAGTAGGACAGTTTGGAGTAGGGAAGGGACGTTCTTTAGCGACTCCGAGCATCGGCGACACCGAACGTCCTGCCACATCCCACAGGACTTCTCGCGTCAGTAGATATGTCGTTCCTGTGAGTTCATCCTTCATTGGTGGTCTGTTGACTGGTGGTAACATCTGTCGACTACTTtctatcgattttttttttgttttgatGTTGTTTTGAACTTTGCATGCGGTATATCATCGGAAAGCAGCAGATTTTCCACTCGATGTGTACAGCATGGAAAACCCTCTTTTTTGTGGTCGTTTGACATTTCGTTATCGAGTTACATGAACGAGTTACAAAGGCTccctttcatttcattttcacttttatctATCGTTCGATGTTCGATATCActcaaataatttctttttctttggataatttttcacttttcaatatttgttCTAAATATGTGgtatgaatttatttgaagatTTTGAAACCTCTTTAGGagtttttctttgaatttcataTGCTGTAGATTTCTTTTGCTTCTCGATGctttttaaatgatttctttaaatatttcaaagtatagATCTGCCTTTTTAGTGTTTTTTCTTGGAATCTTATAATATAGATTTCCTGTATCTCTAATGTCTTCCATTTTCCGATGTCTGTTGATTCTTTCTGCAATTCTATAGTattgattttctttattcttctatGTTTCTCTAGTGTTTTCTTTCAGAATTTCATCATTcaaacatctttttctttccacttATTTGGTTTTTACTTCTGTAGtggaaatttcttcttctttcttatatttttctcctaaGATTCATTCAAAGCATTCTTTAAATCATTTTGGTATTAAAAAGATTTGTATCTATTATTTGTATGTAATctacaaaatgtttcattgatAAAACTGTCCCAATGTAGTTCATTGATATGTTTATTATCGtatcaatattttacgaataaattagGTCAAATGCATGGTATTTTTTTCGTTctcaaaaattataatgtcACAAAATTGAAGTTAACAACTTCTATGACATTTCATCAAAactgtatgtaatataaacCTTCATCTCAAAGCATCAATTATTCTTCCGATCAATCGGTCTCAACTTATTTTAACCCTTTGccttataatttaataacaagtTAAGTCAGACTACGAAGAGTTGTGTCATCTTTGCTTAatcatcttttttatttataacatcaCTTCAGAATGCCACTATccaattatatgtatacaacaGAGAATATTGCAAGAATAATCGTCTTCACACGCCTGTTTTCTAGGAAATTTTAAAGACGACTGACTGCTTTCTCTATTTAACTCTCGCCTGGTAAAGGCTTGATTATTATCACGTCAAACGAGAAGAATTTCTATCTccatataatgataaaattgttcGCGTAGTTTTATGGAATAATGACACGTCAGTGTGTGGTATAGAAAGTAAGGAACGTAAAACATCTGCATTTGTTAGAATTGACCCAGCCTCCACCGTCGAAGGATCGATCAATATCTCAGATGTCGATAAAGAACGtctttctgaaaatattttatttcctgtttTAAACTTCATTCttcatgtacatatgtatgtagtatcacCTTTTTCTTCGCTTACGTTACTCTGTgtgtttatatttactttcctCTCTTAAATATCTTATCTCTCGTCTTTTAAATCGAAACCTTTTTACATAACAATCTTTATCTGTCTttcgatattatttgatattacacagatatatataaattcgatATTATACGGCAAAGGGTAgaacttatataatattccaaaaaaattaacgattatcAAATCTAACAATCGAATCAAAAACTtaacaaatttacaattagaGAAATTCTCCCTTAAATTAAAGAAGGAATTCTTCCTCTATTTCATCTTTCGATGTTTaaatgtatgtgtatgtaaaGTTGAAAACTGTCCGGTCTTTCTTCCCAAAAGGATTTTTCTCCAAGAACAAGCGTCctcttcaaaaatattcgataaatccTCAAAATAGTTTACGATAATTAATGTTATCCATTATTTGTGTTATTTTAAAGATTCAACCAAGTGCGGCAAGCCTGCAGCGTCACCCAAGTGTGGGCAACGTTTTAGCAAGGACGTCGAGCTTTGGAGCAGGACCATTTTCTCGACAGACGAGTAGTAACAGTAGCAACGAAAGTGAACCGTCAACGGTTTCTCGACAATTATCTGTGAGTACTAGTGGACAGAAGCAGGCCGAAGGTTTGCCAAGACAAGCTTCCAGTGTGACTGGAAATGGTGTGTTAAGACAAGGTTCTCAAGGATCGTTGTTAGAACAAATAGCGAGCCAGGCGAAGGATTTGGTCCGTGAAACTAAGAGACAGAGCAGCCAGGATGGAATTCTTGCTCAGATGGATAAGGTATCTTTGTGGCTTTGAATATTGCGAATATTCGGAAATTATGGAATTTTAGATGTTATAGAATTTGACTGAAGAACGATCACGTTTAATGCTTTTTAAATGTCCATGATGGTTTAAAATCTTAACAGAATGATTAAAGATTTATACGGAGAACTTAGGGCTTTTCAGGTTATTATTGCTAATCTCATCATTGGCTATACcttttatcgataatttaagATTCTTCTGATAATAACCATACCAGCCCCAAACACTTTTGATATGAATTGCAGTACAATTTCCttatagtttattttctttaaaaacttccaataatctttttctatatacaattgcagtttctttctttttgttttacagTTGAAACATCAGGCGAAGGAGAAGATTACAGAGGCCGGGGAAGATAGTCTCTTCGCGCCATTGGAACAAGTGAGTCTTTATCtcaaaacattaattataatatttaaattaatcgatataattataatacttaaattaagtagaaaatatttaatttttcgtttaaatattaaacagttGACACAACAGACGAAGAAAGCCATGGGGGAGGCAACGAAATCTGTTCAAGAAGCTTCGAAGAGCGCTTTGGAAGCTAGTAAAACCGCGGCTGGAGTCAGCAAAAATACATTCGATGATTTAACGTACGTAAGCAAGAGCACTTTTGGAGACTTGACGAAAAGTGCCAAAGAGGTTGCTGCCAAGAAAGGTTTACTCAAGGTACATCacgttattattaatgatacatttcttcctttctttagATTTGGAAATCTTTTGGACTGATTCATCCACTGGATTAATCAGGATTTCCCtttcaaaaagtttctaaAGAAACTTTGAAGACACTTGAAAGTTCCAAAGAAATTCCCAATAAATCTTATACCAATAGCGCAAATACTTGACACAAACTTTAAAAGTTTATTGATACGGAGAAAATATGCTGAATAAgagtattaaaaagaaaaagtttctttcaaagGGAACTGAACGGTTTAATTTCAAGTGAAAGAACTGTGtttcaaaatcaaaattctaaaaaagaaattttacgaaatgaaattatttaggGCCTTGGCGATACGCAGCATTCACCTCCATCGCCTCCGGGAATGTTGCAACGAAGAGATTCGAATAGCACGCAATTGGTCGCTTCGGATAACCGCGGAGGGCGCCGGGAAATCGGACGTGATTTTTTCAGCAATATTAGTAGTGATTTAAATGGCATCGCTACGCAAACGAGCAACATGTTTAGCGATCTGTTTGGTACGTTTAATCTCTTCTTTCTTACTTATTGTACAAATACGATACAAGAAGAtatacaaaagataaaaaatatctaaaataaatctctTCAATTCATTCTgtgtatttctctttttacacTTGTAGGTAGTAAAAGTAGTTCTAGTCGAAATACCGGCTTCCCTCAGTCCCAAAAGGCGGATAAGAAGACACCATTACTCGGACCTTTCcctaaaagtatttattatccTTTTTCAATCTCGactaattgaaaattaatttctgacTCTTTAAATTGTTTCGTCTTATTTAGGTAAAACTGGATTGGTCGAACGCTCGTCATTGATAAAACACTCGACGAATAAAACTAATCAGGAAGATATTCAGAGGATGCAGAATGCAGAGAGGTCTAGTACAAATAGTGACAATCAAGCTTTCCTGACGGATGTAAgttctttcatttataaatatttactttgctATATTACGCAGAATTAGAATTAGGATTCAATTATAAGAgagatattttatgaatttataccAGGTGGTGAATCAGGTGATAGCCGGTGAAGGCGTTGGTTGGCTAAAACTGAATAGGCTGAAGAAACTAATGGAGGATGAGAGCTATCGAGATCTGGTGGTGACGAAGCTGAATAAGGGTCTCAATAAGAAGATTAGTCCTGACGATCATATCGACGATGTGGTGAgtgtaatttatacaaaaccTTCacgatgtatatatatggtCATAATGCCAATTTTAACATTCATGAACTTCTCTTCGTTCCGTTTTTTATCAACAGTGTATCTCGAAACCAGTTTACAAGGGAATGCTAAAGTGCCTTCAAGCAGTGGCTCACGGTCTTGGACACACTTACAATAACTTCGGTTTGGGTGGAATGGCGTCAGTCTTCCAGCTATTAGAGATTGCACACACTCATTATTGGAGTAAGGATCTTTCGGAGAGCGGTTTCGATAGTTCACTAATGTCTCAAGTATGTACCACtcgttataaattatctaCCTTCTTATAATATCAATTCTTTCTAATTCTTTACGACCCCTCCAGGCATCTAGTCCATTTGGCAGCAGAGAAAATTTGAAGTCTCCACAGTCTCCTATACAGCCCGAATTTTCGGACGCACCTCAAAAGTCAGGTAAAATAGAACACGATAAATTGAATGtaaaatacttgaaatttcAGATATTCTAATTAGAATATATCAGTGATTCATTTAATCATCGTTAGGatcttttcaaatagaaaaatgtagaacGACGTGAATTTTAATCTATCCcatgttacattataaattatagtttattaatattccaatattaatattccaatattataatatagtcTGAGTTGATTCTAACACTACAAATGTCCTTTGATTGAAGATACGCCTCAACTTCATTTGCATATGCCACACGGCCACGCACCACCGGCTAACGAAGGGAGCCAATCGACGACGGACATGTTCCTCGATATGTTcacgaaaaaaggaaagttcCTCAGCAGGCTAACGTCCTTCGACTCTGAGGTAAAAGCAACGAGTTCCGTCAGAACGTTACCTCGTGGCATACGAAGGTAGCGAAGGTGTTTTTCTCTCCATGGCCTCACTTTCTGTTTACATTTCACGTGTACAGCCCGACAACTATAAAGCTTACCAAAACTATTCTTACAGAATGTTTCATTTCTCCCGTACGCTttcatgt
Encoded here:
- the LOC122575916 gene encoding MAP kinase-activating death domain protein isoform X9, which produces MDIQKKHLCPRLVDYLAIVGARLPSVSRQPVQVPELLRRYPVEDHKDFPLPLDMVYFCQPEGCTSVGPKRTALREATSFTFTLTDKDSGRTRYGICVNFYRPIERVGAAVGSGVSMKRDKYNTTFRRESWRKSMEKSTDSAFSSDYRSSAVGPSDSEKDCPSSRRDSDTSHIPSAPRLGITAPSGDSESGGSHSPSPRASRRRQRIRNHSLTSLCIISHHPFFSMFRECLFILKKIIDACNESSSPQKVGASRQTNRDTVWSVLTGQTLEGTPSIVLHDVREIETWILRLLSSPVPVPEKTRVEVEIVSQSMQPPLCFALPDHTRFSLVDFPLHLPLELLGVDICLKVLTLILLEHKIVLQSRDYNALSMSVMAFVTMIYPLEYMFPAIPLLPTCMSCAEQLLLAPTPFVIGIPATFLLFKTNFKMPDDIWLVDLDSNKINAPTGLGDQLPPLPEPEGTVLKNHLKQAMQLMDQTGSGAMASMSVPQTLSQDTSPRTSLQAPSRRESLTSHLSTLSVSSMKHRPSVDHHPSPASSPGTSAASGHRRSSISQSAGSSSPQKPFSSQTMQSFNPFIYGNDVDSVDVATRVAMVRFFNSQNLLANFTEHTRTLRLYPRPVVAFQINSFLRSRPRTSHFLNKFARTQAVEFLAEWSLTPSNVAFLRVQTGVFDPAQIGDKPKWYASNLEPIYFPVWDNGSSLANALKAMKEHESQPTDESGSDSEGAESTSSSYSSLSDFVSEMVSSDLSPSYNCSHAAQPQPMSLSVDPKNVYDPPSSLRYPGMEEESTVRPESPTSTSSSHSDLSSPSFNRDSEFELNPKVQEGSQSTNDKEEGGSFESDSASTITPRTILSAQSSVGQFGVGKGRSLATPSIGDTERPATSHRTSRVSRYVVPIQPSAASLQRHPSVGNVLARTSSFGAGPFSRQTSSNSSNESEPSTVSRQLSVSTSGQKQAEGLPRQASSVTGNGVLRQGSQGSLLEQIASQAKDLVRETKRQSSQDGILAQMDKLKHQAKEKITEAGEDSLFAPLEQLTQQTKKAMGEATKSVQEASKSALEASKTAAGVSKNTFDDLTYVSKSTFGDLTKSAKEVAAKKGLLKGLGDTQHSPPSPPGMLQRRDSNSTQLVASDNRGGRREIGRDFFSNISSDLNGIATQTSNMFSDLFGSKSSSSRNTGFPQSQKADKKTPLLGPFPKSKTGLVERSSLIKHSTNKTNQEDIQRMQNAERSSTNSDNQAFLTDVVNQVIAGEGVGWLKLNRLKKLMEDESYRDLVVTKLNKGLNKKISPDDHIDDVCISKPVYKGMLKCLQAVAHGLGHTYNNFGLGGMASVFQLLEIAHTHYWSKDLSESGFDSSLMSQASSPFGSRENLKSPQSPIQPEFSDAPQKSDTPQLHLHMPHGHAPPANEGSQSTTDMFLDMFTKKGKFLSRLTSFDSESGRGGGTGSSEALSTDGGSIITNPAFRQAHQASFRSTVSDSEVEQGNFSRQPKQRTGSVWSSKSSLSTGFRYHGGSLVPTTAAPSPEAARTYLFEGLLGKERSSLWDQMQFWEDAFLDAVSQERDMIGMDQGPREMMERYKNLSESEKKRLEHDEDRLLCTLLHNLTAILVMLNVNKDEVKRKVRRLLGKSHIGLIYSQELNQLLDQIHNLYGNDIDLKPLTSRQMHRQSFTVHAGVDAEGDLRFLEVRHDGLVLRSVNGVIVERWWYERLVNMTYSPKNKVLCLWRRNGGQTQLHKYYTKKCKDLYYCIKDAMEKAAARGRGANVGIELGGEFPVQDMRTGEGGLLQVCMEGVGLLFANSKFFVRLDHIRKCFTQKDGIFVLEEFNPKTRQVIQRKYKSQMANELCHCMHRIFSVAFTLSELSSEVQADPENDSA
- the LOC122575916 gene encoding MAP kinase-activating death domain protein isoform X10, producing the protein MDIQKKHLCPRLVDYLAIVGARLPSVSRQPVQVPELLRRYPVEDHKDFPLPLDMVYFCQPEGCTSVGPKRTALREATSFTFTLTDKDSGRTRYGICVNFYRPIERVGAAVGSGVSMKRDKYNTTFRRESWRKSMEKSTDSAFSSDYRSSAVGPSDSEKDCPSSRRDSDTSHIPSAPRLGITAPSGDSESGGSHSPSPRASRRRQRIRNHSLTSLCIISHHPFFSMFRECLFILKKIIDACNESSSPQKVGASRQTNRDTVWSVLTGQTLEGTPSIVLHDVREIETWILRLLSSPVPVPEKTRVEVEIVSQSMQPPLCFALPDHTRFSLVDFPLHLPLELLGVDICLKVLTLILLEHKIVLQSRDYNALSMSVMAFVTMIYPLEYMFPAIPLLPTCMSCAEQLLLAPTPFVIGIPATFLLFKTNFKMPDDIWLVDLDSNKINAPTGLGDQLPPLPEPEGTVLKNHLKQAMQLMDQTGSGAMASMSVPQTLSQDTSPRTSLQAPSRRESLTSHLSTLSVSSMKHRPSVDHHPSPASSPGTSAASGHRRSSISQSAGSSSPQKPFSSQTMQSFNPFIYGNDVDSVDVATRVAMVRFFNSQNLLANFTEHTRTLRLYPRPVVAFQINSFLRSRPRTSHFLNKFARTQAVEFLAEWSLTPSNVAFLRVQTGVFDPAQIGDKPKWYASNLEPIYFPVWDNGSSLANALKAMKEHESQPTDESGSDSEGAESTSSSYSSLSDFVSEMVSSDLSPSYNCSHAAQPQPMSLSVDPKNVYDPPSSLRYPGMEEESTVRPESPTSTSSSHSDLSSPSFNRDSEFELNPKVQEGSQSTNDKEEGGSFESDSASTITPRTILSAQSSVGQFGVGKGRSLATPSIGDTERPATSHRTSRVSRYVVPIQPSAASLQRHPSVGNVLARTSSFGAGPFSRQTSSNSSNESEPSTVSRQLSVSTSGQKQAEGLPRQASSVTGNGVLRQGSQGSLLEQIASQAKDLVRETKRQSSQDGILAQMDKLKHQAKEKITEAGEDSLFAPLEQLTQQTKKAMGEATKSVQEASKSALEASKTAAGVSKNTFDDLTYVSKSTFGDLTKSAKEVAAKKGLLKGLGDTQHSPPSPPGMLQRRDSNSTQLVASDNRGGRREIGRDFFSNISSDLNGIATQTSNMFSDLFGSKSSSSRNTGFPQSQKADKKTPLLGPFPKSKTGLVERSSLIKHSTNKTNQEDIQRMQNAERSSTNSDNQAFLTDVVNQVIAGEGVGWLKLNRLKKLMEDESYRDLVVTKLNKGLNKKISPDDHIDDVCISKPVYKGMLKCLQAVAHGLGHTYNNFGLGGMASVFQLLEIAHTHYWSKDLSESGFDSSLMSQASSPFGSRENLKSPQSPIQPEFSDAPQKSDTPQLHLHMPHGHAPPANEGSQSTTDMFLDMFTKKGKFLSRLTSFDSESGRGGGTGSSEALSTDGGSIITNPAFRQAHQASFRSTVSDSEVEQGNFSRQPKQRTGSVWSSKSSLSTGFRYHGGSLVPTTAAPSPEAARTYLFEGLLGKERSSLWDQMQFWEDAFLDAVSQERDMIGMDQGPREMMERYKNLSESEKKRLEHDEDRLLCTLLHNLTAILVMLNVNKDEVKRKVRRLLGKSHIGLIYSQELNQLLDQIHNLYGNDIDLKPLTSRQMHRQSFTVHAGVDAEGDLRFLEVRHDGLVLRSVNGVIVERWWYERLVNMTYSPKNKVLCLWRRNGGQTQLHKYYTKKCKDLYYCIKDAMEKAAARGRGANVGIELGGEFPVQDMRTGEGGLLQVCMEGVGLLFANSK
- the LOC122575916 gene encoding MAP kinase-activating death domain protein isoform X8: MDIQKKHLCPRLVDYLAIVGARLPSVSRQPVQVPELLRRYPVEDHKDFPLPLDMVYFCQPEGCTSVGPKRTALREATSFTFTLTDKDSGRTRYGICVNFYRPIERVGAAVGSGVSMKRDKYNTTFRRESWRKSMEKSTDSAFSSDYRSSAVGPSDSEKDCPSSRRDSDTSHIPSAPRLGITAPSGDSESGGSHSPSPRASRRRQRIRNHSLTSLCIISHHPFFSMFRECLFILKKIIDACNESSSPQKVGASRQTNRDTVWSVLTGQTLEGTPSIVLHDVREIETWILRLLSSPVPVPEKTRVEVEIVSQSMQPPLCFALPDHTRFSLVDFPLHLPLELLGVDICLKVLTLILLEHKIVLQSRDYNALSMSVMAFVTMIYPLEYMFPAIPLLPTCMSCAEQLLLAPTPFVIGIPATFLLFKTNFKMPDDIWLVDLDSNKINAPTGLGDQLPPLPEPEGTVLKNHLKQAMQLMDQTGSGAMASMSVPQTLSQDTSPRTSLQAPSRRESLTSHLSTLSVSSMKHRPSVDHHPSPASSPGTSAASGHRRSSISQSAGSSSPQKPFSSQTMQSFNPFIYGNDVDSVDVATRVAMVRFFNSQNLLANFTEHTRTLRLYPRPVVAFQINSFLRSRPRTSHFLNKFARTQAVEFLAEWSLTPSNVAFLRVQTGVFDPAQIGDKPKWYASNLEPIYFPVWDNGSSLANALKAMKEHESQPTDESGSDSEGAESTSSSYSSLSDFVSEMVSSDLSPSYNCSHAAQPQPMSLSVDPKNVYDPPSSLRYPGMEEESTVRPESPTSTSSSHSDLSSPSFNRDSEFELNPKVQEGSQSTNDKEEGGSFESDSASTITPRTILSAQSSVGQFGVGKGRSLATPSIGDTERPATSHRTSRVSRYVVPIQPSAASLQRHPSVGNVLARTSSFGAGPFSRQTSSNSSNESEPSTVSRQLSVSTSGQKQAEGLPRQASSVTGNGVLRQGSQGSLLEQIASQAKDLVRETKRQSSQDGILAQMDKLKHQAKEKITEAGEDSLFAPLEQLTQQTKKAMGEATKSVQEASKSALEASKTAAGVSKNTFDDLTYVSKSTFGDLTKSAKEVAAKKGLLKGLGDTQHSPPSPPGMLQRRDSNSTQLVASDNRGGRREIGRDFFSNISSDLNGIATQTSNMFSDLFGSKSSSSRNTGFPQSQKADKKTPLLGPFPKSKTGLVERSSLIKHSTNKTNQEDIQRMQNAERSSTNSDNQAFLTDVVNQVIAGEGVGWLKLNRLKKLMEDESYRDLVVTKLNKGLNKKISPDDHIDDVCISKPVYKGMLKCLQAVAHGLGHTYNNFGLGGMASVFQLLEIAHTHYWSKDLSESGFDSSLMSQASSPFGSRENLKSPQSPIQPEFSDAPQKSDTPQLHLHMPHGHAPPANEGSQSTTDMFLDMFTKKGKFLSRLTSFDSESGRGGGTGSSEALSTDGGSIITNPAFRQAHQASFRSTVSDSEVEQGNFSRQPKQRTGSVWSSKSSLSTGFRYHGGSLVPTTAAPSPEAARTYLFEGLLGKERSSLWDQMQFWEDAFLDAVSQERDMIGMDQGPREMMERYKNLSESEKKRLEHDEDRLLCTLLHNLTAILVMLNVNKDEVKRKVRRLLGKSHIGLIYSQELNQLLDQIHNLYGNDIDLKPLTSRQMHRQSFTVHAGVDAEGDLRFLEVRHDGLVLRSVNGVIVERWWYERLVNMTYSPKNKVLCLWRRNGGQTQLHKYYTKKCKDLYYCIKDAMEKAAARGRGANVGIELGGEFPVQDMRTGEGGLLQVCMEGVGLLFANSKDFEFFVRLDHIRKCFTQKDGIFVLEEFNPKTRQVIQRKYKSQMANELCHCMHRIFSVAFTLSELSSEVQADPENDSA